In a genomic window of Tissierella sp. Yu-01:
- a CDS encoding LDCC motif putative metal-binding protein: MGNIIKRWLERLESANKENFGSQPLDCCTVGRDKKTTKSMNASTKKASK, translated from the coding sequence ATGGGTAATATAATTAAAAGATGGCTTGAAAGGTTAGAAAGTGCTAACAAAGAGAATTTCGGTTCACAACCATTAGATTGCTGTACTGTAGGTAGGGATAAAAAAACTACTAAGTCTATGAATGCTTCAACCAAAAAAGCATCTAAATAA
- a CDS encoding DUF6483 family protein — MYQQDWLMNQIDSMIQIITKILFKKEAICNNFLIEISNTKINSLHLELQEKLNQLDINEAENTLFDRIETNEMSYLIVAVNFYKSLNKLSDGQLERSNYSRDEIRDGLEEILQLFGVVL; from the coding sequence ATGTATCAACAAGATTGGTTAATGAATCAAATTGATAGTATGATTCAAATTATTACTAAAATTTTATTCAAAAAGGAAGCAATATGCAATAATTTTCTAATAGAAATTAGTAATACAAAAATAAATTCATTACATCTTGAATTACAAGAAAAGTTAAATCAGCTAGACATAAACGAAGCAGAAAATACATTATTTGATCGTATAGAAACAAATGAAATGAGCTACTTAATTGTTGCTGTTAATTTTTATAAAAGTTTAAATAAATTAAGTGATGGACAATTAGAGAGAAGCAACTATTCCAGAGATGAGATTAGGGATGGTCTTGAAGAGATACTACAATTATTTGGGGTAGTGTTATGA